A genomic region of Balaenoptera ricei isolate mBalRic1 chromosome 21, mBalRic1.hap2, whole genome shotgun sequence contains the following coding sequences:
- the ZFP42 gene encoding zinc finger protein 42 homolog: MDQKLKKREKTRGQKGLGRRAVSGDKSLPAQQEPPDTTWTLCDEDVCYETSFRVVEEDSFSDCYIECIIRGEFSEPIMEEDSLLKSFDCLKEGSEQELSQQALTASSLLERSLEYMKKGAKQELPQQFGGENSLLESSEYMTGKKLPPGETPSTDFSDPQQLTACTKMKPSTNEEYDAPEKIVCPQSGCIREFKNRASLRKHLRVHSPRDHVCAECGKAFKESAKLKRHFLVHTGEKPFPCTFEGCGKRFSLSFNLRTHVRIHTGEKPFVCSFEGCRKKFIQSNNMKAHLLTHAKAEMSQ, from the coding sequence ATGGACCAGAaactgaagaaaagggaaaagacacGTGGCCAGAAAGGGCTTGGTAGAAGAGCTGTCAGTGGGGACAAGTCACTGCCAGCCCAGCAGGAACCTCCTGACACGACGTGGACCTTATGTGATGAGGATGTGTGCTATGAGACTAGCTTTCGGGTTGTTGAAGAGGATTCCTTCTCTGACTGTTACATAGAATGCATAATAAGAGGTGAGTTTTCTGAACCTATCATGGAAGAGGACTCACTTCTTAAGTCCTTTGACTGTCTGAAAGAAGGATCAGAACAAGAGCTTTCTCAACAAGCTCTTACGGCAAGCTCACTTCTTGAACGTTCCTTGGAATACATGAAAAAGGGGGCAAAACAAGAACTTCCTCAACAGTTTGGTGGAGAGAATTCACTTCTTGAGTCTTCTGAGTACATGACAGGCAAGAAGCTTCCTCCTGGAGAAACACCCAGCACTGACTTTTCAGATCCTCAACAGCTCACAGCATGCACTAAAATGAAGCCAAGTACAAATGAAGAATATGATGCTCCAGAAAAAATTGTTTGTCCTCAGAGTGGATGCATAAGAGAGTTCAAGAATAGAGCATCCCTGAGAAAGCATCTCCGGGTTCATAGTCCCCGAGATCACGTATGTgcagaatgtgggaaagccttcaagGAGAGTGCAAAACTAAAAAGACATTTTCTggttcatactggagagaagccATTTCCGTGTACTTTTGAAGGGTGCGGAAAACGTTTTTCCCTGTCCTTCAATTTGCGTACACATGTGCGCAtccacactggggagaaaccTTTTGTATGTTCCTTTGAAGGCTGTCGCAAGAAGTTTATTCAGTCAAATAACATGAAAGCGCACCTCTTAACTCATGCAAAGGCCGAAATGAGTCAGtga